A window of the Phaseolus vulgaris cultivar G19833 chromosome 5, P. vulgaris v2.0, whole genome shotgun sequence genome harbors these coding sequences:
- the LOC137835172 gene encoding mitogen-activated protein kinase 19-like produces the protein MQQDQLKKDIKELEFFTEYGDANRYKILEVVGKGSYGVVCSAIDTHTGGKVAIKKIHDIFEHISDAIRILREVKLLRLLRHPDIVDIKRIMLPPSKREFKDIYVVFELMESDLHQVIKANDDLTREHHQFFLYQMLRALKYMHTANVYHRDLKPKNILANANCKLKVCDFGLARVAFNDAPTTTFWTDYVATRWYRAPELCGSFFSKYTPAIDIWSIGCIFAEVLTGKPLFPGKSVVHQLDLITDLLGTPSPETIAGVRNDKARKYLMEMRKKSPVPFEQKFPNADPLALRLLQRLLAFDPKDRPTAQEALSDTFFKGLAKVEREPSCQPISRLEFEFERRRVTKDEVRELIYREILEYHPQLLKDYMNGTEGTHFLYPSAIDQFRKQFAYLEENHGKSGPVIPPERKHVSLPRSTVHSCTIPPSTQPSFASYESKQMVAEASKISRSVESNSGSQLRSSRPPPRVPAAKPGRIVGPVLHYDNGRTIKDAYDQRIFYRNTLPQAVSPHCFHRVQPTNTKATSETYKDMSQGKHQLSSQQCSMPARPAIDLNTNPYYQQGKRDHLNDPVGSIDAKLLQAQSQFGAVGAAAVAVAAHRHSGSFHYGLS, from the exons ATGCAGCAAGATCAGCTGAAGAAG GATATTAAAGAGTTAGAGTTTTTCACTGAGTATGGGGATGCCAACAGATACAAGATTCTTGAAGTTGTTGGGAAGGGTAGCTATGGAGTTGTTTGTTCAGCAATTGATACACACACTGGGGGGAAGGTTGCAATAAAGAAGATTCATGATATTTTTGAACATATCTCTGATGCCATTAGAATCCTCAGGGAAGTGAAGTTGCTTAGACTTTTAAGACACCCTGATATTGTTGATATTAAGCGGATCATGTTACCGCCTTCAAAGAGGGAGTTTAAAGATATTTATGTTGTCTTTGAGCTCATGGAGTCTGATCTCCATCAGGTCATCAAAGCTAATGACGACTTGACCCGTGAGCACCATCAGTTTTTTCTTTATCAAATGCTACGTGCATTGAAGTATATGCATACAG CTAATGTATATCACAGAGACCTTAAACCCAAGAATATTCTGGCAAATGCAAACTGCAAactgaaagtttgtgattttGGTTTGGCTAGAGTTGCATTTAATGATGCCCCAACAACAACATTTTGGACG GATTATGTTGCTACAAGATGGTACAGAGCCCCAGAACTGTGTGGCTCCTTCTTTTCTAAG TATACACCGGCAATTGATATATGGAGCATTGGATGCATTTTTGCAGAGGTGTTGACTGGAAAGCCACTGTTTCCTGGAAAAAGTGTTGTGCATCAATTAGATTTGATTACCGATCTTCTTGGGACACCATCACCTGAAACAATTGCAGGA GTTCGAAATGATAAGGCGAGGAAGTACTTGATGGAAATGCGGAAGAAATCTCCTGTGCCATTTGAACAGAAATTTCCGAATGCAGATCCATTGGCACTTCGTCTACTGCAAAGGCTTTTAGCATTTGATCCAAAGGATCGACCAACTGCTCAAGAG GCACTATCTGATACCTTCTTTAAGGGTTTGGCCAAAGTTGAGAGAGAACCGTCATGTCAGCCAATTTCACGATTAGAATTCGAGTTTGAGAGGAGACGGGTGACAAAGGACGAAGTTAGGGAACTAATATATCGGGAAATACTGGAATATCATCCCCAGTTGCTTAAAGATTACATGAATGGAACTGAAGGCACTCACTTCCTTTACCCTAG TGCAATAGATCAATTCAGAAAGCAATTTGCTTATCTTGAGGAAAATCATGGTAAAAGTGGTCCTGTGATTCCTCCAGAAAGGAAGCATGTCTCCCTTCCAAG GTCTACTGTTCACTCTTGTACAATTCCTCCTAGTACACAGCCATCCTTTGCTTCATACGAGAGCAAACAAATGGTGGCAGAGGCATCAAAGATTTCGAGATCAGTAGAATCAAATTCTGGAAGTCAGTTAAGGAGTTCACGACCTCCGCCAAGGGTGCCAGCAG CTAAACCAGGTCGAATAGTAGGGCCAGTTCTGCACTATGACAATGGGAGAACCATAAAAGATGCTTATGACCAAAGGATCTTCTACCGAAACACGCTTCCTCAAGCCGTCTCTCCACACTGTTTCCATAGGGTGCAACCAACTAACACGAAAGCTACTTCAGAAACATACAAGGATATGTCACAAGGCAAACATCAACTCTCATCCCAGCAGTGTAGCATGCCAGCCAGACCAGCTATTGATCTTAACACTAATCCATACTATCAACAGGGGAAGAGAGACCACTTAAATGATCCTGTTGGTTCTATTGATGCAAAACTGCTGCAGGCACAATCTCAATTTGGTGCAGTTGGTGCTGCAGCAGTAGCTGTTGCTGCTCATAGGCATTCAGGGAGCTTTCACTATGGATTGTCATAG